The window GAAGGGATCTACAGGAAGCTGAGCGAGGAGAGCAAGACCAGTTTCGGCGGCCTCTTCGCCAGGATGCAGTATGTCCACAACCAGTTGGATCCGCCTCCGGAACTTGTCTCCCAAGTCAACCAACTCCGCATCCTCTGCAACAAGGTGGCCCATGAAGAGGGCTTCGAACTCAGTGACCAAGACTGGCTCAGCGGCGTCCACGCATTGCGCGAGCTACTGAACTGGCTGCATCCCGGCCTCAGCGACCCGGAGCTCGACGCTTACCTCAGCAGCAAAGGCGCGCGGCCCTTTCCCACCTTCAAGAGCGGCCGGAAACAGAGTTTTGTCTGCGTGGCGCTCAGCTGGAAGCTGTTGGAAAGGGAGGGAAAGGAGAGCGGGATCGAGATTTCGGCCAGCCTGGAAGACGGGACCGACTGCACCATCTGGCTGAACAACCTTGACGACGCGGGCAGGCGCTGGAGCACCCTGAGCAAGGTCCTGTGGCAGTATTGCACCCTGAACTGCCTGAACCTGAGCGAGGTTTCGGGCCGGGAAGGCTGTTTCCAAAGCAATCCGCTCACCCTGATCGTCGTGGAGCCGGATTTCCTGATCGATGCCAGCGCTCTTGCGGATTGCTTCAGCCCCAGAGGCCCCCGGCCGGAATACTTCATCCTCAACCGCCTGGCCAGCGAGCCGGCTTCGGACAAACAGATCCAGGGAACGCTGGTCAACAACATTCTGGACGAGCTCATCTCAGCCCCGGATGCCGAATACAAGCAGCTTTTCCGCAAGGGCATGGCCCAGATGCCAATTTCCGTCGTCGCGCTGGGCAAGCAAAGCGCCCTCAACATCCACAGGGCCATTCAAAGCTCGCATCTGCCCAGGATCAAGGAATTCACCCAGGCGCGGGTGAACGACCCCGTGCAGCTCGAACCTTCCTACATCAATCCCAATTACGGATTGCAGGGGCGCCTGGACATCCTATACGGCCACGGCGGCAAGCAATACATCGTGGAACTCAAGAGCGGCTCCCCGCCCCACCACGAGATCTGGAAAAGCAACCAGATGCAGGTGGTGGCCTACAACATGATCATTCGCGACTGCTATCCCCACAGCGCTTTGGGAACCAGCAGCATCCTCTATTCCGCGGCCGAGGAGAACAGCCTGCGCCATGTGGTCAACACGGTCCAGTTGGAACAGGAACTGCTGCTGTGCCGCAACCGGATCGTGGGCATCATGCGCGGCCTGGCCCTGGATCCCTCGCAGTTCTTTGGCTGGCTGCTCACAAGCGAACAACCCCGGGACACGGGCTTCATGCAGGCCAAGCGGGAAAACATTGTCAGCACCCTGAAATCCCTGGAGGAGCACGAGTATGAATGGTTTCTGGAGCAGCTCCGGCTGTTGGCGCGCGAGATCTGGTTCGAGAAGACCGGCGGGCTTGGCAGGGACAGCATTTACGGGCACAACGCCCTCTGGCAGGAGAGCGCCCGGGCCAAGCGGGACCGCTACAAGATCCTCGATTCCCTGAAACTGGAGAGCGTGGACTTCAACCTCGCCCGCTTCCAACTCGGCGCTTCTGAACTGATAACGGATTTCCGCGCGGGGGACGTCGTTGTCCTCTACCGGCAAAAGATACCCGTGAGCCGTCAGGAGATCTTGCGCGGCCAGATTGCCCGGATCGACGGCAACAGCGTGGAAGTGCTCATCCGCGGCGGCTTGCGGCGGATTTCCGCGCAGCTTCAATCGGAGCTTTGGGCCCTGGAGCACGACATCCTGGAATCCTCGCTCTACAGCCCGCTCAGCTCGATCTTCAGCTTCCTGCAGGCCTCCGCGAAACAGCGCCAGCTCTGGCTGGGCCTGCGCCAACCGGAATCCAACAGCATTGACGAAAGCTCCGGGACCGCCCTGGACCAGGTTATCCAAAGGATGTTCGCCTCCCGGGAATACCATATCGTGCAGGGACCCCCAGGCACGGGCAAGACCTCAGGCTTGCTGACCACCTATGTCAAAAAGCTTTATCAGGATACGGACAAAAACGTGCTCATCCTCAGTTTCACGAACCGGGCTGTGGACGAGATCTGCCTGAACCTCAGGCGCCACGAAATCCCCTTCATCCGCACCGGCCGTTCCGAGGAGATCGGGCTCGAACTGATGGAGAACCTCATCCAAGGCAAAAAGTTCGACGAAATGGAGGCCGTGCTCAAGTCCTGCCGGATCTGGGTGGCCACGGTGCAGAGCTGCAACGCCTGGCTGAACGACCTGCTGAAGATAGTCCGGATCGACGAACTGGTGATCGACGAGGCCTCGCAGATCGTGGAAAACAGCATCCTGGGCATCATCCCCAAGGCGGGGAAGACCATCCTGATCGGCGACCAGAACCAGCTTCCTCCGATCTCCCGGCAATCCGACCAAGGCTTTGAATTCAAGCACGAGAAGCTGGCCGGCCTCTGCTACGGCTCCTACAGCCAGTCATTGATGGAGCGCCTCTTCAAGGTCTGCAAAAGCAACTCCTGGCTCGATTCCAGCACCATGCTCCACCAGCATTACCGCATGCACGACGCCATCTCCGGCCTCATCCAGCA of the Candidatus Syntrophosphaera sp. genome contains:
- a CDS encoding ATP-dependent helicase, giving the protein MAVFDAEQARQNLQRLREILSGPGEAKTRLLLVRQFLEGIYRKLSEESKTSFGGLFARMQYVHNQLDPPPELVSQVNQLRILCNKVAHEEGFELSDQDWLSGVHALRELLNWLHPGLSDPELDAYLSSKGARPFPTFKSGRKQSFVCVALSWKLLEREGKESGIEISASLEDGTDCTIWLNNLDDAGRRWSTLSKVLWQYCTLNCLNLSEVSGREGCFQSNPLTLIVVEPDFLIDASALADCFSPRGPRPEYFILNRLASEPASDKQIQGTLVNNILDELISAPDAEYKQLFRKGMAQMPISVVALGKQSALNIHRAIQSSHLPRIKEFTQARVNDPVQLEPSYINPNYGLQGRLDILYGHGGKQYIVELKSGSPPHHEIWKSNQMQVVAYNMIIRDCYPHSALGTSSILYSAAEENSLRHVVNTVQLEQELLLCRNRIVGIMRGLALDPSQFFGWLLTSEQPRDTGFMQAKRENIVSTLKSLEEHEYEWFLEQLRLLAREIWFEKTGGLGRDSIYGHNALWQESARAKRDRYKILDSLKLESVDFNLARFQLGASELITDFRAGDVVVLYRQKIPVSRQEILRGQIARIDGNSVEVLIRGGLRRISAQLQSELWALEHDILESSLYSPLSSIFSFLQASAKQRQLWLGLRQPESNSIDESSGTALDQVIQRMFASREYHIVQGPPGTGKTSGLLTTYVKKLYQDTDKNVLILSFTNRAVDEICLNLRRHEIPFIRTGRSEEIGLELMENLIQGKKFDEMEAVLKSCRIWVATVQSCNAWLNDLLKIVRIDELVIDEASQIVENSILGIIPKAGKTILIGDQNQLPPISRQSDQGFEFKHEKLAGLCYGSYSQSLMERLFKVCKSNSWLDSSTMLHQHYRMHDAISGLIQHYYQDRLVSMEPRQKEPLPATEDPLLSSRLVWIDCPPSRFAYYDPLQVRIIRKILDLFAANGTVTNFETDIGIVAPFRAMIHALLKELTPEQAKTTIDTVERFQGSERRNIIITLPLHASSALRNIEALSGDQSVDRKLNVAVSRAQERLIILGNAELCRNSGHYKLLMDKIAAAGKLINHEDILKEIQ